A stretch of DNA from Methanobrevibacter wolinii SH:
CATTATAATTTACTTATAAATCTCATTAATTTGAGATTTATTTTATTTTACTTATTTTATAGTTGTAAATATAATAAACTTATAGATTAATATTCTATAAAAATTATTTATTATAATAGATTTATTTATTAATTAAATTTTATAGAAAATCTTTTAGATTAAATTTATATTTAGTTATAAACAAATTTTAAATAGAAATTTGTTTTTAGTATTTAATTATAATTTAATTATTTTCTATTTATTGAAAAATCTTAATTTTTTAGCTATTTAACATAAGGTTTATATGTATCTTTAACAAATATTTTATTATCGTTGTAAGATATACTATTTTTACTATGATTTTAATTTTTTTCTAATAATTATTAACTAGTTTTATAGTCTCAACGATTTGGGATATATTGTCCCGGGATGTGGCGTTAAGCTGAACAAAAAAAGGTGTTTATTTATGATGTATAAATATATTAGAGACGCATGGAAAAACCCAGATGAATCTTATGTAAGAGAACTCATGTGGGAAAGAGCTCCTAAATGGAGAAAACAACCAGTTATAACAAGAATTGAAAGGCCTACTAGATTAGACCGTGCACGATCCTTAGGTTACAAAGCTAAAAATGGATATGTTGTAGTAAGAACTAGAGTAAGACGTGGTTCAAGAAGAAAATCCCGTTTCACCTCTGGACGTAAACCATCTAAAATGGGAGTAAACAAAATTACAGCATCAAAATCTATTCAAAGGATTGCTGAAGAACGTGTATCTAAAAAATACCCTAACATGGAAGTATTAAACTCTTACTGGGTATGGGCTGATGGTAAATTCAAATACTTTGAAGTAATTTTAGTTGACCCACAATGTCCAAGTATTAAAAATGATCCTAAAATCAATTGGATTTGTGAAAACCAACACAAAGATAGAGCTGGTAGAGGTTTAACTAGTGCTGGTAAAAAAGGTCGTGGACTTTCCTTTAGAGGAAAAGGTTCAGAACAAGCAAGAAGAAGATAATTCTTCTTACTTTTTTTATTTTAATTTTAGTATAATTTTTAATAATTTATCTGGAATTTTTAATTGTATTTTATTTAGAATTTTTACATTTTTTTTATGAAATTTATTTAACTATAAATTTTAATAATTTAAAATTTCATAATATTTATTTGGATTTTATTGTTTATTCCAGATTTTGACTTAACTATTTTTAAAATTATTTGATGATTTATATGATTCACAATATTAAATATCGTATGTTTGTTTATGAAAATGAAGATGAACAAGAACTTAGAACTGCTTTAAATAACATTTTTCCTGATGTAATTCCTGAAGTAGAAGAAGCTGAAGGATTACTTGAAGATGAAATTATTATATTGTCTGGTGTTATTGATAAAAAAAGGTATCTTAAAGATTTTTTAAATAATTTATTTGAAGAATTAGGTACTGATGAAATAATTAAATTATACGATGATATTGATAAGAAAATGGATGATCAATGTAATTTATTTTTAAGATTATCAAAAGAAGATGCAATTGATGAAGATTGGCATATTATTGATAATGGAGATAGTATTCATTTAAAAATTAAAGTTGAAGCATATCCTGCTAAAAAAGAGATTGCCGTTAAAAATATGAAAGAATTTATTAAAGAAAAATTACAATAATTTATTCTTTTAATTTATAGTATTTTTATTTTAATTATTTTAATTTACAGTATTTTAATTTATAGTATTTTTATTTATAGTATTTTTATTTTAACTAATTCAATTTATATTATTTTACATTATTTTTATTTTAATTATTTTAATTTATATTTTAGCTATTTTCAAGTTTTATATTTACTATAAACAGTTTTAAATTAAGAATTTTTTTATTTTTAGTATTTTTAGTATTTATTTGTATTAATAATTTTCAAGTTTTAAAATTAAAATTTAATTATAATAAAATATAAAATATTAAATATTTAATTAAAGGATTTTTTATAATGATATTTTATGATTTAAATTTAAAAGGTTCTAATTTTGATAATGATTCTAAAATTATTAAAGAAGCATATAATTATGGATGGAATCATCTTAATATAATGTATTCTACTGATAATTATGAAGATTCTCTTAGTTATAGAGAAAATCTTAATGATATAACTTCATCTTTTGATGAATTTGATATTACTTATGGTTTAGAGCTTAAAGTAAAAAATCAGAATGAACTTAGAAAATCTGTTCAAAAGTATAGAAATAAAGTAGATTATTTATCTGTTTTTGGTGGAAAAAATGATATTAATAGAGCAGCATTAGAAAATTATAAAGTAGATGTTTTATCAAGACCATATTATAAACATGGAGAATGTGGTATTAATCACGTTCTTGCAAAAGAATCATTAAAAAATAATGTTGCTATTGAATTATGTTTTAAAGATATTTTAACCAATTTTTTATCATATAGGGCTAAAGTTTTATCAAACTTTAGAGATATTATTAATTTATATAGAAAATTTAAATTTCCTTTAATTGTAACTAGTGGTTGTGAAAGTATATTTGATTCTAGAACACCTTATGATATAATGAGTTTCTTTAAGGTTCTTGGATTAAATGATGATGAACTTAAAGATGTTTTCTATAATTATCCAAAGCAGATTATTGATTTTTCAAAAGATAAAAATATTATTTATCAAGGTGTTCGCTTGATTGATTAATTCTTTATCTTTTTTTATTGCTTAATTAATTTAGTTTATTAGGTTTTTTTAGTTTTTAATAATTTACTTTATTATTTATTTAGTTTATAGTAAAAAATAGTGTATAGTTGATTTATATGAAAATGAAGGTTTTACCACCAACACTTAGGAAAAATAATAGATATTTAGTTTTAGATATTAAAACAAAAGTTCATTTTTCAAAGGATGATTTTATTTTAGCTATTTGGGATTCTTGTCTTCGTCTTTTTGGTGAAATGGAAACAAGTAATTTTAATCTTTGGTTAATGAGAGTTTATAATATTGAAGATAGTAATGATTATATTCATACAAAAGCAGTATTAAGATGTCAAAGAGGATTTGAAGATGAAGTAAGATCTGGTATTTCTTCTTTAACAAAATTTAATGGTAAAGATATTGCAATAACTACAATTGCACTATCTGGAACAGTTCAATCTGCAGTATCTAAATATATTCAAAATTAATTTTGTTAATTTTTTATTATGTTTTTTTTTAGTTTTGTATTTTTTTTGGCTTATTTTTTAGTTTGTATTTTATGTTTTTTTTTAGTTTTGTATTTTTTTTGGCTTATTTTTTAGTTTGTATTTTATGTTTTTTTTTAGTTTTGGCTTATTTTTTAGTTTGTATTTTATGTTTTTTTTTAGTTTTGTATTTTTTTGGCTTATTTTTTAGTTTGTATTTTATGTTTTTTTTTTTAGTTTTGTATTTTTTTGGCTTATTTTTTAGTTTGTATTTTATGTTTTTTTTTTAGTTTTGTATTTTTTTGTCTTGATTTTTAGTTTTGTATTTTTTGTTTTATTTTTAAGTAATAGTATTTATGTTTATTTTTAAGTTAATTTTGGAAAACTTTATTTAAGTTAAATAATATATCTTTATAAGGACATTAGGAAATTTATATTATGTAATCAAATCATGGAGATTTGATTTTTGTTTTTTGAAAAATGGTTAATTATATTAATTTGTATTAACTATAAAAATAAATTATATTAATTGTATAATTAAACGAGGTAAGAAATATGCAACCTTTACAAAACGCTGGTTATGATAGGGCAATTACTGTATTTAGCCCAGATGGAAGACTTTTCCAAGTAGAATATGCAAGAGAAGCTGTAAAAAGAGGAACTACTTCTTTAGGTATTAAATCAAAAGATGGTATTGTTCTTGTTGTAGATAAAAGATCTACTAGTAGATTAGTAGAACCTAAATCTATTGAAAAAATATTCCAAATTGATAATCATATTGGTGCTGCTTCATCAGGTCTTGTTGCTGATGCAAGAGTTTTAATTGATAGAGCAAGAGTAGAATCTCAAATTAATAAAATTACTTATAATGAACCAATTCGTGTAGAATCATTAGTTAAAAAAATATGTGATATGAAACAAATGTATACTCAAAATGGTGGAGTAAGACCATTTGGTTCTGCACTTATTATTGGTGGAATTAATAAAGGTCAATGCAGATTATTCGAAACAGATCCTAGTGGTGCATTAATTGAGTACAAAGCTACTGCAATTGGTGCAGGTAGAAATGAAGCTATGGATGTATTTGAAGAAAAATATCAAGAGGATATGTCTTTAGATGAAGCAATTGATCTTGCTTTAGATGCAGTATATGAAGCTACTGAAGGTAAAGTTACTGATAAAACTGTTGAAATTGCTGTCATTGATAAAGATACTGAACAATACAGAAAACTTAGTGATGATGAAGTATCTAAATATGTTGATGAACTTTTAGAACGTAACAAACCTGAAGAAGAGGAAGAAGATTCTGAAGAAGAATCTGATGAATCTGAAGATTCTGAAGAATAAGTTTTTTTTTAAAAATTTAATCTAGGTGTCAATAATGGTAAATGTTGATGATGCAATTATTGCTAAATTAGAGTCATATGGAGAACATTTCGAAATTTTAGTTGACCCAGATTTAGCTGCAGACTTTAGAAATCCTGATGCTGAGGATGTACCTATTGAAAAAATTTTAGCTGTTGAAGAAATATTTAAAGATTCTAAAAAAGGTGATTTAGCATCAGAAGAGGCTATGGAAAAGATTTTTGGTACTACTGAACCATTAGATGTAGCAAAACAAATTCTTGAAAAGGGTCATGTTCAACTTACTGCAAAACAAAAAAGAGAAATGCAGGAAGAAAAACGTAAATTAATTATTAATAAGATTTCAAGAGAATCTATTAATCCTCAAACTGGTTATCCTCATCCTCCACAAAGAATAGAAAATGCTATGGATGAAGCTAAAGTTAAAGTTGATCCTTTTGTTTCTGTAGATCAACAGGTTAAAGTTGCACTTAAAGCTATTAGACCTCTTATACCAATTAGATTTGAAAGAGTTAAAATGGCTGTTAGGTTACCTGGAGATGTTGCAGGTCATGCTTACTCTGCAATTAGAAGTTTTGGTACAATTGATCAAGAAGAATGGCAACAAGATGGTTCTTGGATAGGTGTTGTTGATATACCTGGTGGTCTTCAAGATAAATTTTCTGGAAAAATGGCTGAGATATCAAATGGTAATGCAGAAACTAAATTAATTAAATAATTTTATAAATTATTTTTTTAATTT
This window harbors:
- a CDS encoding 50S ribosomal protein L15e, with product MYKYIRDAWKNPDESYVRELMWERAPKWRKQPVITRIERPTRLDRARSLGYKAKNGYVVVRTRVRRGSRRKSRFTSGRKPSKMGVNKITASKSIQRIAEERVSKKYPNMEVLNSYWVWADGKFKYFEVILVDPQCPSIKNDPKINWICENQHKDRAGRGLTSAGKKGRGLSFRGKGSEQARRR
- a CDS encoding RNA-binding protein; protein product: MIHNIKYRMFVYENEDEQELRTALNNIFPDVIPEVEEAEGLLEDEIIILSGVIDKKRYLKDFLNNLFEELGTDEIIKLYDDIDKKMDDQCNLFLRLSKEDAIDEDWHIIDNGDSIHLKIKVEAYPAKKEIAVKNMKEFIKEKLQ
- the rnp3 gene encoding ribonuclease P protein component 3 — its product is MIFYDLNLKGSNFDNDSKIIKEAYNYGWNHLNIMYSTDNYEDSLSYRENLNDITSSFDEFDITYGLELKVKNQNELRKSVQKYRNKVDYLSVFGGKNDINRAALENYKVDVLSRPYYKHGECGINHVLAKESLKNNVAIELCFKDILTNFLSYRAKVLSNFRDIINLYRKFKFPLIVTSGCESIFDSRTPYDIMSFFKVLGLNDDELKDVFYNYPKQIIDFSKDKNIIYQGVRLID
- a CDS encoding Rpp14/Pop5 family protein: MKMKVLPPTLRKNNRYLVLDIKTKVHFSKDDFILAIWDSCLRLFGEMETSNFNLWLMRVYNIEDSNDYIHTKAVLRCQRGFEDEVRSGISSLTKFNGKDIAITTIALSGTVQSAVSKYIQN
- the psmA gene encoding archaeal proteasome endopeptidase complex subunit alpha, producing the protein MQPLQNAGYDRAITVFSPDGRLFQVEYAREAVKRGTTSLGIKSKDGIVLVVDKRSTSRLVEPKSIEKIFQIDNHIGAASSGLVADARVLIDRARVESQINKITYNEPIRVESLVKKICDMKQMYTQNGGVRPFGSALIIGGINKGQCRLFETDPSGALIEYKATAIGAGRNEAMDVFEEKYQEDMSLDEAIDLALDAVYEATEGKVTDKTVEIAVIDKDTEQYRKLSDDEVSKYVDELLERNKPEEEEEDSEEESDESEDSEE
- a CDS encoding ribosome assembly factor SBDS, with the translated sequence MVNVDDAIIAKLESYGEHFEILVDPDLAADFRNPDAEDVPIEKILAVEEIFKDSKKGDLASEEAMEKIFGTTEPLDVAKQILEKGHVQLTAKQKREMQEEKRKLIINKISRESINPQTGYPHPPQRIENAMDEAKVKVDPFVSVDQQVKVALKAIRPLIPIRFERVKMAVRLPGDVAGHAYSAIRSFGTIDQEEWQQDGSWIGVVDIPGGLQDKFSGKMAEISNGNAETKLIK